One window from the genome of Mumia sp. ZJ1417 encodes:
- a CDS encoding NTP transferase domain-containing protein has translation MTTRARVTGVVLAAGQGRRMGMPKALVDAGDGSTWLARTVREIAAAGCTDLLVVVGAEERRVRASYEGPPVSFVLAQDWASGMGASLRVGLEALAAEAGERADAALIMLVDLPDVGAPVVRRVLDHADGAGAAQDVLARATYDGRPGHPVLVGRGHWAAMAATLSGDEGGRRYLDAHGATAIECGDLAAGRDQDTPPGTSGPA, from the coding sequence ATGACGACGCGCGCACGGGTGACGGGAGTGGTCCTCGCCGCCGGCCAGGGCAGGCGGATGGGCATGCCGAAGGCCCTCGTCGACGCGGGGGACGGCTCGACCTGGCTGGCTCGGACCGTACGGGAGATCGCGGCCGCTGGGTGCACCGACCTCCTGGTCGTCGTCGGTGCCGAGGAGCGGCGGGTCCGGGCCTCGTACGAGGGACCGCCCGTGTCGTTCGTCCTCGCGCAGGACTGGGCTTCGGGGATGGGGGCGTCGCTGCGGGTGGGTCTCGAGGCGTTGGCGGCCGAGGCGGGCGAGAGGGCTGACGCGGCGCTGATCATGCTCGTCGACCTGCCGGACGTCGGCGCACCGGTCGTACGCCGGGTGCTCGACCACGCCGACGGCGCCGGCGCCGCACAGGACGTGCTTGCGCGGGCGACGTACGACGGACGCCCCGGCCATCCCGTGCTCGTCGGGCGTGGGCACTGGGCGGCGATGGCGGCGACGCTGTCGGGAGACGAAGGCGGTCGCCGCTACCTCGACGCGCACGGCGCGACCGCGATCGAGTGCGGCGACCTCGCGGCCGGGCGAGATCAGGACACGCCGCCCGGCACCTCAGGACCGGCATAG
- a CDS encoding MoxR family ATPase: MKQPQTSDDLVRDLDGVGYLADDGLATIAYLSLAMRRPLLLEGEPGTGKTALAEALAAAYEVPLIRLQCYEGIDATQALYDWDFPRQILHLRTVEATTDPGRPVDADAVEQSLFDERFLLARPILRALREAPAVLLVDEIDRADDEFEAFLLEVLSTNQVTIPELGTIRAVEPPIVVLTSNRTRELHDALKRRCLYHWIEHPGMAREVEIVRTRMPEVSQRLAEQVVGVVQELRARGDLLKPPGVAETLDWTAALDRLGRDELDLMTAAATIGAVCKYREDIDRVREALSTMLA, translated from the coding sequence GTGAAGCAGCCGCAGACCAGCGACGACCTCGTCCGCGACCTCGACGGGGTCGGCTATCTCGCCGACGACGGGCTCGCGACCATCGCGTACCTGTCGCTCGCGATGCGCCGACCACTCCTCCTCGAAGGCGAGCCGGGGACGGGCAAGACCGCATTGGCGGAGGCGCTCGCGGCCGCGTACGAGGTCCCGCTGATCCGCCTGCAGTGCTACGAGGGGATCGACGCGACCCAGGCGCTGTACGACTGGGACTTCCCGCGCCAGATCCTCCACCTGCGGACCGTCGAGGCGACCACCGATCCGGGCCGACCGGTCGACGCCGATGCGGTGGAGCAGTCGCTGTTCGACGAGCGGTTCCTCCTGGCGCGCCCGATCCTGCGGGCGCTGCGCGAGGCGCCGGCGGTGCTGCTCGTCGACGAGATCGATCGCGCCGACGACGAGTTCGAGGCGTTCCTGCTCGAGGTCCTGTCGACAAACCAGGTCACGATCCCCGAGCTCGGGACCATCCGCGCCGTGGAGCCGCCGATCGTCGTCCTGACCTCCAACCGCACGCGCGAGCTCCACGACGCGCTCAAGCGACGTTGCCTCTATCACTGGATCGAGCACCCGGGCATGGCCCGCGAGGTCGAGATCGTCCGGACCCGGATGCCGGAGGTCTCGCAGCGACTGGCCGAGCAGGTGGTCGGGGTCGTGCAGGAGCTGCGTGCCCGTGGTGACCTGCTCAAGCCGCCGGGCGTGGCGGAGACGCTCGACTGGACGGCCGCGCTCGACCGTCTCGGCCGTGACGAGCTCGACCTCATGACTGCCGCCGCGACGATCGGCGCCGTCTGCAAGTACCGCGAGGACATCGACCGCGTCCGCGAGGCGCTCTCGACGATGCTGGCCTGA
- a CDS encoding VWA domain-containing protein, translated as MADVAIFVGFAHALREAGLGVTPDRTQAFVEAVSLLGPERRHDVYWAGRATLCAEPDDLGVYDQVFAAWFSPDEPRLRTRTQPPPRVVVQAGLDEGDDGGVGASDDTQEVAMIASRAETLRHRDVASLSPTERAEVARMFDRLEVRVPLRRSPRRTPHRRGDLDPTRTLRDQLRRAGEPGPLRFRAPRRRPRRVVLLIDVSGSMSAYADSLLRLAHRLVSVSPRDVEVFTLGTRLTRVTAAMRLRDPEDALAAAGATVPDWSGGTRLGEVLRAFADRWGQRGMARGAVVVIASDGWERGDPVLLGAQVERLRRLAYRVLWANPHRGRPGYAPVQGGIAAVHPHLDALVAGHSLAAFQALLDEVGR; from the coding sequence GTGGCGGACGTCGCGATCTTCGTCGGCTTCGCCCACGCCCTGCGCGAGGCGGGCCTCGGCGTGACGCCCGACCGTACGCAGGCGTTCGTCGAGGCCGTGTCGCTGCTCGGTCCCGAGCGTCGTCACGACGTCTACTGGGCGGGGCGTGCGACGTTGTGCGCGGAGCCCGACGACCTCGGGGTGTACGACCAGGTGTTCGCGGCGTGGTTCAGTCCCGACGAGCCGCGCCTGCGAACGAGGACACAGCCGCCGCCCCGCGTCGTGGTCCAGGCCGGGCTCGACGAGGGCGACGACGGCGGTGTCGGCGCGAGCGACGACACGCAGGAGGTCGCGATGATCGCGAGCCGCGCGGAGACGCTGCGACACCGCGACGTCGCCTCGCTGTCGCCGACGGAGCGTGCCGAGGTGGCGCGGATGTTCGACCGGCTCGAGGTACGGGTGCCGCTGCGCCGCAGCCCGCGCCGTACGCCTCACCGCCGCGGCGACCTCGACCCCACCCGTACACTGCGCGACCAGCTCCGACGGGCGGGGGAGCCGGGGCCGTTGCGGTTCCGGGCGCCGCGGCGCCGTCCGCGGCGGGTCGTGCTGCTGATCGACGTCTCCGGATCGATGAGTGCGTACGCGGACAGCCTGCTGCGGCTCGCGCACCGCCTGGTCAGCGTGTCCCCGCGGGACGTCGAGGTCTTCACGCTCGGTACGCGGCTGACGCGGGTCACGGCGGCGATGCGGCTGCGCGACCCCGAGGACGCACTCGCCGCGGCAGGGGCGACGGTGCCCGACTGGTCTGGCGGCACGCGGCTCGGTGAGGTGCTGCGGGCGTTCGCCGATCGCTGGGGGCAGCGGGGCATGGCGCGGGGCGCGGTCGTCGTGATCGCGTCGGACGGCTGGGAGCGGGGAGACCCGGTGCTCCTCGGGGCCCAGGTCGAGCGCCTGCGCCGGTTGGCGTACCGGGTCCTGTGGGCCAATCCCCACCGTGGGCGACCCGGCTATGCGCCCGTGCAGGGCGGGATCGCCGCGGTCCATCCGCACCTCGACGCGCTCGTCGCCGGTCACTCGCTGGCCGCGTTCCAGGCCCTTCTCGACGAGGTCGGGCGCTGA
- a CDS encoding XdhC/CoxI family protein: MRDVLDELMETWKAGETAGVATVVATFRSAPRPAGASMVVAPDASAYGSVSGGCVEGAVYELAQEVVGASDPVLQRYGVSDDDAFAVGLTCGGILDVFVEPVSQETFPELGEVAADIESGRPVAVATVIAHPDGSWVGRRAIVRPDAFGGSLGSGRADAAIADDVRGLLAAGRTATLTYGPDGERRGEGMRVFVASYAPKPRMLVFGAIDFAAAVARQGAFLGYQVTVCDARPVFATAARFPDAREVVVSWPHKYLQKQVEAGAIDERTVICVLTHDPKFDVPLLELALRLDPPHRPAFVGAMGSRRTHDDRLARLREAGVGEEEIARLSSPIGLDLGARTPEETAVSIAAEIIALQWGGRGDRLSARDGRIHHETE, translated from the coding sequence ATGCGTGACGTGCTCGACGAGCTCATGGAGACGTGGAAGGCGGGGGAGACCGCCGGTGTGGCCACCGTGGTCGCCACCTTCCGCTCGGCGCCGCGCCCGGCCGGTGCGTCGATGGTCGTCGCCCCGGACGCGAGCGCGTACGGGTCGGTGTCGGGCGGCTGCGTCGAGGGCGCCGTGTACGAGCTCGCCCAGGAGGTCGTCGGCGCTAGCGACCCGGTGCTCCAGCGGTACGGGGTCAGCGACGACGACGCCTTCGCCGTCGGGCTGACCTGCGGCGGCATCCTCGACGTGTTCGTGGAGCCGGTGTCGCAGGAGACGTTCCCCGAGCTCGGTGAGGTCGCCGCCGACATCGAGTCCGGCCGCCCGGTGGCTGTGGCGACGGTGATCGCGCACCCGGACGGTTCGTGGGTCGGGCGCCGTGCGATCGTCCGCCCCGACGCGTTCGGCGGCTCGCTGGGTTCTGGCCGCGCCGATGCCGCGATCGCCGACGACGTGCGTGGCCTGCTCGCGGCCGGTCGTACGGCCACGCTCACGTACGGCCCCGACGGAGAACGGCGCGGCGAGGGGATGCGGGTCTTCGTGGCCTCGTACGCGCCGAAGCCACGCATGCTTGTGTTCGGCGCGATCGACTTCGCGGCGGCGGTGGCGCGGCAGGGCGCGTTCCTCGGCTACCAGGTGACGGTGTGCGACGCCCGGCCCGTCTTCGCCACGGCGGCGCGTTTCCCCGACGCGCGTGAGGTCGTGGTCTCGTGGCCTCACAAGTACCTCCAGAAGCAGGTCGAGGCGGGCGCGATCGACGAGCGCACCGTGATCTGCGTGCTCACCCACGACCCGAAGTTCGACGTGCCGCTGCTCGAGCTCGCGCTGCGCCTCGATCCGCCGCACCGCCCCGCGTTCGTCGGGGCGATGGGCTCGCGGCGTACGCACGACGACCGCCTCGCGAGGCTGCGCGAGGCAGGGGTCGGCGAGGAGGAGATCGCGCGGCTGTCCAGCCCGATCGGTCTCGACCTCGGCGCCCGTACGCCCGAGGAGACCGCGGTGTCGATCGCCGCGGAGATCATCGCTCTCCAGTGGGGCGGCCGCGGCGACCGCCTCAGCGCCCGCGACGGACGCATCCACCACGAGACGGAGTGA